Proteins encoded together in one Impatiens glandulifera chromosome 1, dImpGla2.1, whole genome shotgun sequence window:
- the LOC124922453 gene encoding ras-related protein RABA5c-like, whose translation MSESDDEASGEDYLFKVVVIGDSAVGKSNLLSRYARNEFNPHSKATIGVEFQTQSLEIDGKEVKAQIWDTAGQERFRAVTSAYYRGAVGALLVYDISRRTTFDSIARWLDELNTHCDTTVARILVGNKCDLEHIRDVPVEEGKALAEAEGLFFMETSALDSTNVVQAFEMVIREIYRNVSRKALNSNSYKAQLSVNRVSLDREVDGSSNKQSSGCCSR comes from the exons ATGTCTGAATCGGACGATGAAGCGAGCGGAGAGGATTATCTATTCAAGGTGGTAGTCATTGGGGATTCCGCTGTTGGCAAATCTAATCTTCTTTCTCGATATGCTCGTAATGAGTTTAATCCGCATTCAAAGGCTACAATTGGCGTCGAATTTCAGACCCAGAGCTTGGAGATTGATGGAAAGGAAGTCAAGGCTCAGATTTGGGATACTGCTGGTCAGGAACGTTTTCGTGCTGTCACATCTGCTTATTATCGAGGTGCTGTCGGCGCTCTACTTGTTTATGATATTAGTCGCCGCACTACCTTTGATAGCATCGCTCGTTGGCTCGATGAGCTTAATA CTCACTGCGATACAACAGTTGCAAGGATACTAGTTGGAAACAAATGTGATCTGGAACACATAAGAGATGTGCCTGTGGAGGAAGGAAAAGCTCTTGCAGAAGCTGAAGGATTGTTCTTTATGGAGACATCTGCTCTCGATTCCACAAATGTAGTACAAGCTTTTGAGATGGTGATTCGAGAGATTTACCGCAATGTAAGCAGGAAGGCTTTGAACTCCAATTCTTACAAGGCACAGTTATCAGTCAATAGAGTAAGCCTTGATAGAGAAGTGGATGGTTCATCTAATAAGCAAAGTTCAGGCTGCTGCTCTAGGTAG